From one Tetragenococcus osmophilus genomic stretch:
- a CDS encoding TetR/AcrR family transcriptional regulator, with product MPKETFLNLSQEKKQHIEQILLEKFYNRHISQVKVSEIVEAMQMSRGAFYKYFQDLEDAYFYLIHKYAMKIHEDILTSISQHKQDFFLGIENFLIYCSELDRNDHYWQMLQLLTQSSHSQMTKRKELSPDSPMFSQWLDLLKHNHFAMDSYDEALSFLYFIMNLVMDALTDCIVNNWTTEELVQDFRFQKKWLLQGIKQRTT from the coding sequence ATGCCTAAAGAAACATTTCTCAATTTATCGCAAGAAAAAAAGCAGCATATTGAACAAATCTTACTGGAAAAATTTTATAATCGACATATTAGTCAAGTAAAAGTCTCAGAAATCGTCGAAGCAATGCAAATGTCCCGCGGAGCATTCTATAAATATTTCCAAGATTTAGAAGACGCCTACTTCTATCTTATTCATAAATATGCTATGAAAATTCATGAAGATATTTTGACATCTATCAGTCAGCATAAACAGGACTTTTTCTTAGGTATCGAAAATTTTCTAATATACTGTAGCGAATTAGACCGAAACGATCACTATTGGCAAATGCTTCAATTACTTACTCAAAGTAGTCACTCACAAATGACCAAGAGAAAGGAACTATCACCAGATTCGCCCATGTTTTCTCAATGGTTAGATCTACTTAAGCACAATCATTTTGCTATGGACTCTTATGATGAAGCTCTTAGTTTTTTATATTTTATAATGAATTTAGTAATGGATGCTCTTACTGATTGTATTGTCAATAATTGGACTACTGAAGAGCTAGTGCAAGACTTCCGCTTTCAAAAAAAATGGTTACTACAAGGAATTAAACAAAGAACTACTTAA
- the glpO gene encoding type 1 glycerol-3-phosphate oxidase, protein MVFSYKTRNEEIRKVQDEEMDLLVIGGGITGAGVAVQAAASGMKTALVEMQDFAEGTSSRSTKLVHGGIRYLKTFDVEVVADTVQERANVQHIAPHIPKPDPMLLPIYDEAGATFNMFSAKIAMDLYDRLAGVTGKYANYTIDKSEVLEREPQLEKEGLQGGGVYLDFRNNDSRLVIENIKKAHEDGAYMLNKVKVNKITHDQDGKVNGADVEDLVTGETFHIKAKVVINTSGPWTDEVRELDKNDNLSDKMRPTKGVHLVVDKEKLNVPQPTYFDTGENDGRMIFVIPRENKTYFGTTDTDYHGDFNHPTVTQEDVDYLLRIVNRRYPDAAIGLDDIESSWAGLRPLIAKNGGSDYNGGGNDKLSDESFNNVVNTTKKYLEDAAKRGEVEKAIKEADSEQDDGEVDPSQVSRGSSLEEASDGLMTLSGGKITDYRLMAVGALRKIQEKLDDHFDLIDSKEYPVSGGDIDPENVDEELEKLAKQAQEKGLSEKDAFYLADLYGSNLPTVLTYDEPIQGLNQRDSLSLNYALNEELVLTPVDYLMRRTNFILFMRDELDNVKQPVIDKMADFYQWTKEEKERYIKELEDVLAESGLQELKEG, encoded by the coding sequence ATGGTTTTTTCATACAAGACAAGAAATGAAGAAATACGAAAAGTCCAAGATGAAGAAATGGATTTACTTGTAATTGGAGGAGGAATTACCGGAGCCGGCGTTGCTGTTCAAGCCGCCGCTTCCGGGATGAAAACGGCATTAGTTGAAATGCAGGACTTTGCAGAAGGAACATCTTCTCGTTCAACAAAATTAGTTCATGGTGGCATTCGCTATTTGAAAACATTTGATGTTGAAGTTGTTGCGGATACAGTCCAAGAACGGGCCAATGTGCAACATATCGCCCCTCATATTCCCAAGCCTGATCCGATGTTATTGCCAATTTATGACGAAGCAGGTGCAACATTCAATATGTTCTCAGCTAAAATTGCAATGGATCTCTATGATCGCTTAGCTGGCGTTACCGGGAAATACGCTAATTATACAATAGACAAATCAGAAGTACTTGAAAGAGAACCACAATTAGAAAAAGAAGGATTACAAGGTGGCGGCGTTTATCTTGATTTCCGTAATAATGATTCTCGGCTAGTGATCGAAAACATTAAAAAAGCGCATGAAGATGGCGCATATATGTTAAACAAAGTCAAAGTGAACAAAATTACTCACGATCAGGATGGCAAAGTTAATGGGGCTGACGTTGAAGATTTAGTAACGGGAGAAACCTTCCATATTAAAGCCAAAGTGGTTATTAACACGTCAGGGCCTTGGACAGATGAAGTACGTGAACTAGATAAAAATGATAATTTATCTGATAAAATGCGTCCGACTAAAGGTGTTCATTTAGTCGTAGATAAAGAAAAGCTCAACGTACCACAACCAACCTATTTTGATACAGGTGAAAATGATGGTCGTATGATTTTTGTGATTCCTCGAGAAAATAAAACATATTTTGGTACCACAGATACTGACTATCATGGGGATTTTAACCACCCAACAGTCACTCAAGAGGATGTAGATTACCTACTACGAATCGTCAACCGCCGCTATCCAGATGCTGCGATCGGTTTAGATGATATCGAATCTAGTTGGGCTGGATTGCGTCCTTTAATTGCCAAAAATGGTGGTTCAGATTATAACGGTGGCGGTAATGATAAACTTTCCGATGAAAGCTTTAATAATGTAGTCAATACCACAAAGAAATATTTAGAAGATGCCGCTAAAAGAGGCGAAGTTGAAAAAGCCATCAAAGAAGCAGATAGTGAACAAGACGATGGTGAAGTAGACCCCTCTCAAGTTTCACGAGGAAGCAGCTTAGAAGAAGCAAGTGATGGTTTAATGACACTATCTGGAGGAAAGATTACAGATTATCGCTTGATGGCTGTCGGTGCTTTAAGAAAAATTCAAGAAAAGTTAGACGATCATTTTGATTTAATTGATTCCAAAGAATATCCTGTTTCTGGTGGAGATATTGATCCAGAAAATGTTGATGAAGAATTGGAAAAATTAGCAAAACAGGCTCAAGAAAAAGGATTAAGTGAAAAAGATGCTTTTTATTTAGCAGACCTTTATGGTTCAAACTTACCAACCGTATTGACGTATGATGAACCCATTCAGGGATTAAATCAGAGAGACAGCTTATCATTGAATTATGCGTTAAATGAAGAGCTAGTTTTGACTCCAGTAGATTATCTCATGCGCCGAACGAACTTTATCTTATTTATGCGAGATGAGTTAGATAATGTAAAACAACCTGTAATAGATAAGATGGCTGACTTTTATCAATGGACGAAAGAAGAAAAAGAGCGTTATATAAAAGAACTAGAAGATGTATTGGCAGAATCAGGGTTGCAAGAACTAAAGGAGGGCTAA
- a CDS encoding MIP/aquaporin family protein, giving the protein MSDNLQIFSEFLGTAILVLLGDGVVAGVNLKKSKAEGAGWIAITVGWGMGLAMAVYIAGFMGPAHINPAVTLAFAAMGDFSVGLVVPFIIAQILGGIVGATIVWLAYMPLWSETDDADGILASFATAPAVRHFTANMVTEIIGTFVLVLGLLSLGENDLSDGFNPLLIGILVLSIGLSLGGPTGYAINPARDLGPRIAHQILPIANKGSSDWGYSWVPIVGPIIGGLLAAGLFTIIPF; this is encoded by the coding sequence GTGAGTGACAATTTACAAATCTTTAGTGAGTTTTTAGGAACAGCTATCTTAGTTTTATTAGGTGACGGAGTAGTTGCTGGAGTAAATTTGAAAAAAAGTAAGGCAGAAGGCGCTGGTTGGATTGCTATAACGGTAGGTTGGGGCATGGGGCTAGCGATGGCCGTATACATTGCCGGTTTTATGGGACCAGCTCATATCAATCCAGCTGTAACACTTGCTTTTGCAGCTATGGGTGACTTTTCTGTCGGACTTGTTGTGCCATTTATTATTGCACAAATATTAGGTGGGATTGTTGGAGCAACAATTGTTTGGTTAGCTTACATGCCGTTATGGAGCGAAACAGACGATGCAGATGGCATTTTAGCTTCGTTTGCTACTGCGCCTGCTGTACGTCATTTCACCGCTAATATGGTTACCGAAATTATTGGTACCTTTGTTTTGGTGCTAGGTTTACTCAGTTTAGGCGAAAATGATCTTTCTGATGGATTTAATCCTCTTCTTATAGGTATCTTAGTTCTTTCCATTGGGCTATCACTTGGTGGTCCTACAGGTTATGCGATCAATCCAGCGCGTGACTTAGGGCCAAGAATTGCTCACCAAATTTTACCAATTGCAAATAAGGGATCTTCCGATTGGGGCTATTCCTGGGTTCCTATCGTCGGTCCAATCATTGGTGGATTATTAGCAGCAGGGTTATTTACGATCATTCCATTTTAA
- a CDS encoding ABC transporter ATP-binding protein encodes MKDILVMDNIFKKFGSGHTEITALEEVNFTAKKGEFISIIGPSGSGKSTFLTISGGLQSPTSGDILINGNSFSNLSEKKRSDLRFKEIGFILQSSNLIPFLKVKEQFILVDKVDKRKASNEQINELLESLDIASLKNSYPRDLSGGERQRVAIARALFNNPSLILADEPTASLDTEHAYEVVKLLVREAHEKQKATVMVTHDERMTQWSDRTYQMKDGKLLKIDKN; translated from the coding sequence ATGAAAGATATATTAGTCATGGATAATATTTTTAAAAAATTTGGTTCCGGTCATACTGAAATTACTGCATTAGAAGAAGTTAATTTTACAGCCAAAAAAGGAGAATTCATAAGCATTATTGGCCCTTCTGGTTCAGGGAAAAGCACATTTTTAACTATCTCTGGTGGCCTACAAAGCCCAACTTCTGGAGACATTTTAATTAACGGAAATTCCTTTTCTAACTTATCAGAAAAAAAGCGCTCCGATTTACGCTTTAAAGAAATTGGTTTTATTTTGCAAAGTTCTAATTTAATCCCATTTTTAAAGGTTAAGGAACAATTTATTCTAGTCGACAAAGTAGATAAACGTAAAGCTTCTAACGAGCAAATAAACGAACTATTAGAATCTTTGGATATTGCTTCTTTGAAAAATAGCTACCCTCGTGATCTATCTGGTGGTGAACGACAACGAGTAGCTATCGCCCGCGCCTTATTTAATAATCCAAGTTTGATCCTAGCAGATGAACCCACAGCAAGTTTAGATACAGAACATGCTTATGAAGTAGTTAAATTATTAGTAAGAGAAGCGCATGAAAAGCAAAAGGCTACGGTTATGGTAACTCATGATGAACGGATGACTCAGTGGAGTGATCGAACCTACCAAATGAAAGATGGTAAACTACTTAAAATAGATAAAAATTGA